A single genomic interval of Penicillium psychrofluorescens genome assembly, chromosome: 2 harbors:
- a CDS encoding uncharacterized protein (ID:PFLUO_002988-T1.cds;~source:funannotate) yields MPPALEDLESDDEDLGDIPHGGPEPESEDSEENGEGEEDSEEGLYVVEDILDHKFVKGELELLVKWKGYEEPEDQTFEPEEGLLEGADDIVAEYYKKIGGRPQPLPKPSKGPARKRKTMTDPKPATSLVSPPSPIKRRKRSPKEETEEGSEESDLNWVSKAKSWEKQVDSVDTIVRDPDTDTLFAFLKWTNGKQTKVSIQSCYEKCPQKMLKFYESHLVFKDENKNENKNEQNRDEEKDANAMET; encoded by the exons ATGCCGC CTGCCCTGGAGGACCTCGAATCCGACGATGAGGATCTCGGCGATATCCCACACGGTGGCCCCGAGCCTGAGTCGGAGGACTCGGAGGAGAATGGcgagggggaggaggacTCGGAGGAAGGACT ATATGTCGTTGAAGATATCCTCGACCATAAATTTGTCAAA GGCGAGCTTGAACTCTTGGTGAAGTGGAAGGGGTACGAGGAACCCGAGGATCAAACATTCGAGCCAGAGGAGGGACTTTT AGAGGGAgccgatgacatcgtcgCCGAGTACTACAAGAAAATCGGTGGCCGACCTCAGCCACTTCCCAAGCCGTCCAAAGGCCCAGCACGCAAGCGCAAAACCATGACCGATCCAAAGCCCGCCACGTCACTGGTATCACCGCCCTCGCCAATCAAGCGGCGCAAACGATCCCCGAAGGAGGAGACAGAGGAGGGTAGCGAGGAGAGCGACCTGAACTGGGTATCCAAGGCCAAAAGCTGGGAGAAGCAAGTCGACAGCGTGGATACGATTGTGCGCGATCCGGACACCGACActctttttgcttttctcaAGTGGACCAATGGCAAGCAGACGAAGGTCTCCATTCAAAGTTGCTACGAGAAGTGTCCGCAGAAG ATGCTCAAGTTTTATGAATCACATCT CGTTTTCAAggacgagaacaagaacgagaacaagaatGAACAGAACAGAGATGAGGAAAAGGATGCGAATGCAATGGAAACTTGA
- a CDS encoding uncharacterized protein (ID:PFLUO_002989-T1.cds;~source:funannotate) — MLKDENGRPFIVVRDQGKKKRVHGNEAVKSHIVAAKTVASIVKTSLGPRGLDKILISPDGDITVTNDGATILGQMEITNNVAKLLVELSKSQDDEIGDGTTGVVVLAAAMLEQASELIDKGIHPIRIADGYDQACEIAIAELDKISDEIPFSRDDTSNLLQVAKTSLGSKIVSKSHDQFAKIAVDAVLSVADLQRKDVDFELIKVDGKVGGSLEDSLLVQGVIVDKDFSHPQMPDEVQDAKLAILTCPFEPPKPKTKHKLDITSVEEFKKLQDYEKNKFTEMIQNLKDSGANLVICQWGFDDEANHLLLQNHLPAVRWVGGPEIELIAIATNGRIVPRFEDLSADKLGTAGRVREMTFGTTREKMLVIEECANSRAVTVFIRGSNKMIIDEAKRSLHDALCVVRNLVRDNRVVYGGGAAEIACSLAVEEAAVNSPGIEQYAMRAFADALDAVPMALAENSGLSPIETLASIKSRQVKEKNTRLGVDCMMTGTNDMKEHFAIDPLIGKRQQLLLATQLCRMVLKINNVIISGDDDQEF, encoded by the exons ATGTTGAAGGATGAAAATGGGCGTCCGTTCATTGTGGTCCGAGA CcaggggaagaagaagagagtaCACGGCAACGAGGCCGTCAAGTCGCACATCGTTGCTGCCAAGACAGTGGCCAGCATTGTCAAGACGTCTCTG GGTCCCCGCGGTCTCGACAAGATTTTGATCTCCCCCGACGGTGATATTACGGTCACGAACGATGGCGCAACCATTCTCGGTCAG ATGGAAATCACCAACAACGTGGCCAAGCTGCTGGTCGAGCTCTCCAAGTCGCAGGATGACGAAATCGGTGACGGGACAACGGGTGTCGTGGTGCTGGCAGCGGCCATGCTGGAACAGGCCTCGGAACTCATCGACAAGGGCATCCACCCCATTCGGATAGCAGACGGATACGACCAGGCCTGCGAGATTGCCATCGCAGAGCTTGATAAGATCAGTGATGAGATCCCCTTCTCCCGAGACGATACCTCCAATCTCTTGCAGGTTGCCAAAACCAGCTTGGGCAGCAAGAT TGTCTCCAAGTCTCATGACCAATTCGCCAAGATCGCCGTTGATGCCGTGCTCTCGGTTGCGGACCTGCAGCGCAAGGATGTCGACTTCGAACTGATCAAGGTTGACGGAAAAGTGGGCGGCTCTCTCGAGGATTCGCTGCTTGTCCAGGGTGTGATCGTCGATAAGGATTTCTCGCACCCTCAGATGCCCGATGAGGTCCAGGACGCCAAGCTGGCCATCCTGACTTGCCCGTTCGAGCCcccgaagcccaagaccaaGCACAAGCTGGACATCACGTCCGTGGAGGAGTTCAAGAAGCTTCAGGATTacgagaagaacaagttCACGGAGATGATCCAGAATCTCAAGGACTCCGGTGCCAATCTGGTCATCTGCCAGTGGGGTTTCGATGACGAGGCCaaccatcttcttctccagaacCACCTGCCTGCTGTTCGGTGGGTTGGTGGGCCCGAGATTGAGctgattgccattgccacAAATGGCCGGATTGTGCCGCGGTTTGAGGATCTGAGCGCGGACAAGCTGGGCACTGCGGGTCGTGTTCGTGAGATGACGTTTGGAACCacgagggagaagatgctggtCATTGAGGAGTGTGCCAACAGCCGGGCAGTGACCGTCTTCATCCGTGGAAGTAACAAGATG ATCATCGATGAGGCCAAGCGGTCATTACACGATGCCCTGTGTGTGGTGCGCAACCTCGTCCGAGACAACCGGGTGGTGTATGGTGGAGGTGCAGCGGAGATTGCGTGCTCTTTGGCCGTTGAAGAGGCTGCTGTCAAT AGCCCCGGTATTGAGCAGTACGCTATGCGCGCCTTCGCCGATGCGCTGGATGCCGTGCCAATGGCACTGGCCGAGAACTCTGGTTTGAGTCCGATTGAGACCCTGGCATCGATCAAGTCGCGTCaggtcaaggagaagaacacCCGCTTGGGTGTTGACTGCATGATGACCGGCACCAATG